The genomic interval TCGAGTAAGGGGACCGGCGACACGATGAAAGGAAAAGCCGCACAGGCCGGATGGCTGTGCGGCTTTTCTTTTTCTGGCGCGAGATTTGAGGCGGCTCGCTCCGCCGGCCGTCAGTCGTCAGCGGATGATCATCCAGCTGCCGTCGGGCTGGCGGCAAGCGGTGCCGTACGCCTGCTGCTGCTGGCCGCCGACGGTGATGGCCTGCTGGTATTCGCGGCAGTACTGGCCCTGCCCGGTCTGGTAGGTCTCGATAGGGGTGATGGTGCCGTAGTTGCCCGTGTCCGGGTTGCGCCAGGTGGTGGTCGTGTTGGTCCGGGTGCTCTCCAGGGCGTACTGGGCGTTGCGCTGCATGTACAACTGGTCCGCTCTGTCCAGAGACTTGCCTGCCTCCTGGCCGAGGATGGCGCCGGCCAGGGTGCCGATGGCCACCGCCACCAGTTGCCCCCTGCCTTTTCCGATCTGAGCGCCGAGCAGGGCGCCCGACCCGGCCCCGATCACCGTGCTCGTCGATTCCTTCGGCCCCATGCCGGGTGTGCAGGCGGCCAGAAGAAAAGAGGTGATCATCACCGTCACCGTCAGCTTTTTCATGGGTCACTCCTTCCCGTCGTGCGCCCGTTTCGAGCGGGGCAAGGTATCGTCTTTCTGTCCGGATTATATCGGTGCCATGGGACGTGTCAAGGCGGGCCCCCAGGGGAAAAGGGGCTCCAGGGGGACGGGCGGGGGTTTGTTTTGTCCAATTAAGGAATTGACAACCAGGGTGCACGAGCGGTATTCATCTTAGGCGGTTTCGGGCTTCTGGTTCAAGGAGGCCGAACCGTTGAATGTCAATGTCTGACGGGGGAGGTAGGATCATGAAGATCGTCTGCGTTCTGGGGAGCCCGCACGGACTCAAGGGCAACACCTCGCGCCTGCTCGGCCACGTTCTCGAAGGGGCGGAAGCTCTCGGTGCCGAGGCTGAGATCGTTAGTCTTGAGCCGGGCACTGTCCAGCCCTGTGACGCCTGCGATGCCTGCCACAAAATCGGCCGCTGCAAGCAGAAAGACGCCTTCGAGGCCATCTGCGAGCGCATCGCCGCCGCCGACGGCCTGGTCCTCGCCAGTCCCAACTATATCCAGAGCGTCAGCGCCCAGATGAAGGCCTTCATGGACCGCTGCTGCGGGGTGGTGCACCGTCTCGGCTTCGAGGGCAAGTACGGCGCCTCGATCGTCACCTCCGGAGGGGGTGGCGACGATCCCATCATCGATTACATGAATCGCTTCCTGGTCATCACCGGGGTGCGCCCCGTCGGCGGCGTCCACGCCACCATGGGCGCCCTGCCCGAGGGCCAGTTCACCGACGGCCTCATCCGGAGCGCCCGCGAGCTGGGCGAGAAGCTCGTGAAGGCCTGGCGGGGCCAGCGTGTCGATCCCGAGACGGAGAGGGAGATGGAGGAGTTTCGCCAGCGGATGCGGCAACTCGTCACCTTCCGGCGGGATGAGTGGCTGTACGAGTATGCCTACTGGCAGGAGAAGGAGGGAGAGGGGTGTCGGCAGGTTTGAATAAAAGATGATATAAGGCGACTGCTATGACGGAAATGACATTGTGACACCGCGATTTTGGAAGAGAAGTGTGGCAGCGCAAGATCTGCCCCTGTTGGCTTTCTCGGCGGTCCCGGGTAAAGGCAGAAGGATCTGAAGTTGTGGGACTATCGTGTTTTGCGGCCGATGGGGAAGGGGCTTGGGTCGACGGGATCTCTGTTCGCAATCCCTGCTCGATACGGTTGATTAAAAAAATCCCTCTTGGTACATTTACGATCGGATTTCGGGGAGTCTGATGCAAGCAGGGGCGAGGCCGTTCCGATGGATTCACCGAAAACAATCCTTTGACCTTTGAGGGGGCTGAATTGGGTCTGCATTGGGAACCTGTAGCAGAGCGCCTTTATCGTGACAAGCCGGGTTTAATCCTCGTGCACATCCCGAAGACCGGCGGCAGTTCGGTGGCCTCGGCGATCCGCCGCCACTATCGCCTTTCCGATCTCAATATCCGTGCCGGGCAATCCTCCCGAGCCGCAGAGGCCTTGACGGGGATGTCCGGTTCGGACAGGGGTTTCGATGCCGCCGTCCAGTCGCTGCGTGCCTCCCTGGCGTTCTATGCCGCCGAACGGGGCGTCAAGTTCATCACCGGCCACCTGTGGTACGAACCGGCCATGAAAAATCTCGAAGGGCGCGGTTATCATTGCGTCAGCGTGATCAGGGAGCCCGTAGCCCGCTGGTATTCAGCTTACTTTTACCGCAGATTCAAAAGCGCCGGCCATGGGAAAATTGATCTGGACATCGAGGCTTTTCTCGATAGCGAACAGGGGCGCAGCCTGGGCAGCAGTTATGTGCGCTACCTGGGGGGGACTCAGGCGGGGAAGGACTATTGCTCGCATCGGGCCGTGACCGTCGCCATCGAGCGAATGCGCGGCCTCGCCGTTATCGGTTGCCTGGAGGATCTGAAGGGGTTCCAGAATGCGATGTCGCAGCGTTTTGGCCTTCGCCTCGAGATCCCCCACAAGCGCAAAAGCCCCGTTCTCAATAACCCCGAGCATCTGGAGTTGATGAATAAGGCGAAGGGGTCGAATGAGTTGCGAAAGAGGATTGAAGAGATCTGCGCGCCGAACATGGTGATTTACGAGCATGTTCGATCTCGTGGGCTTGGAACCGGGTAGCCGGCCGGAACAAGGATCGTTCCCGGGGACGGGTTTGCCTTGCTCCTTCCTGAAAATCTCATTATGTCCTTCACAACAAAGAAGCGGGGCCCCTGTCGGAGCCCCGCTTTTGCATTTTTTGCGACTTGGCCCCGGACGGGGGCATCGCCCATTGGGCTTATCTCCGCTCCCTGTCCCAGGGTTCGGTCTCCTCCCCGTGCAGGTGTTCCGCCACTTCCACCGGTTCGGAAACGGAAGGGTTCTCAGCGGTCGATGTCCTCTCATTCCAGGCGGGTTCGGGTTGATCTTCCGCCGGTTCGGGCACCAGGGCCGCCCGGGTACTCTTCTGGGCCCATTTTTTCATCGCGGCGATCTCGCCTTTGAGAAGGGGGCGTCCCGCTTCGCGGACCTGCCGGAAATAGGTTTCGAGCATCGGGTGCTTTGCGCAGAGCTCGACGACCCTGGAGTGGGCCTTTCTCTTCTCGGGTATCGGCTTGAGGGCCTGCAGGCCTTCCTGCGCCGTTCTCAGCAGATGGCCGATGGCCAGACAGGCGATCCCCAGCAGCAGTCCGCCGCCGACCCCGACGTAGACGGCCAGGGCGAGGTCGTTCCTCGTTGTCAGGATCCAGGTCGCCGCGGTCGTGCCCCCCAGAGCCACCAACAGGCAGGCGATCGCTCCCACCGCGGCCCGGGATCCCCCGAGCAACCGCGCCAGGAGGGCGAAGACCACCGTGCCTCCTCCGAGGGCGAGGGTCGTTCGCTGGTCGGCGAACTTCATCGTCCAGAGCAGGTAGATTGCGCCGGCCCAGAGGAGAGCCAGCAGCGAGGCGAAGGCGGCGGCTTTTTTCCGCCGCGACAGAAGTGTCGCGCGCTGCTTCTCGACGTCCTGTGATGACGGCGGTTTGAAATAGATGTCAAATTCCATCAGCATGGTCCTCTCCTGAATGCATTGCACTCTCCATGGGGCGTTTTTTAGGCGACGCTCCAATAAGGGGCGTTTAATTTTTCTAGCACTCTTGAAGTATACAAAATTCTTCAGGAAACGGAAACACTAGATGGGCCGAATGGGGGCATGCATCTTTTTATCAGGAGTATCCACTCCCGGTAGCGAAAAATAATGCGGGGCCCCTTTC from Desulfuromonas sp. carries:
- a CDS encoding RT0821/Lpp0805 family surface protein, coding for MKKLTVTVMITSFLLAACTPGMGPKESTSTVIGAGSGALLGAQIGKGRGQLVAVAIGTLAGAILGQEAGKSLDRADQLYMQRNAQYALESTRTNTTTTWRNPDTGNYGTITPIETYQTGQGQYCREYQQAITVGGQQQQAYGTACRQPDGSWMIIR
- a CDS encoding flavodoxin family protein, translated to MKIVCVLGSPHGLKGNTSRLLGHVLEGAEALGAEAEIVSLEPGTVQPCDACDACHKIGRCKQKDAFEAICERIAAADGLVLASPNYIQSVSAQMKAFMDRCCGVVHRLGFEGKYGASIVTSGGGGDDPIIDYMNRFLVITGVRPVGGVHATMGALPEGQFTDGLIRSARELGEKLVKAWRGQRVDPETEREMEEFRQRMRQLVTFRRDEWLYEYAYWQEKEGEGCRQV